A region of Myxococcus stipitatus DSM 14675 DNA encodes the following proteins:
- a CDS encoding TIGR02269 family lipoprotein — MPLRGCLLLAVLLWGCASPVHVRGESLAVGSCEYADEGECVVLACDGGDCGLFGCEDVEPEALTSAPVVPRVEHVRAMRPPPRAPPAFRNWRSMGIRGGARPRMTFHFRYREGFVPALPREPGKLVHHHLFPQQPELARWFRANGVDIHKFTLLIPEHIHRQLHSGTGRGGLWNQAWRDYRDSKQGGFVSREELHRKAVELIFRFELTGPVVPYNAPLAPFNAMPQLRAP; from the coding sequence ATGCCACTGCGTGGGTGTCTGCTCCTCGCTGTTCTGCTGTGGGGCTGTGCTTCCCCAGTGCACGTGCGGGGCGAGTCCCTGGCTGTTGGTTCATGCGAGTACGCGGATGAAGGGGAGTGTGTCGTCCTCGCGTGTGATGGGGGCGACTGCGGCCTGTTCGGCTGCGAGGATGTGGAGCCAGAGGCGCTGACGTCCGCGCCGGTGGTGCCCCGGGTCGAGCACGTCCGGGCCATGCGTCCTCCTCCGCGAGCGCCACCTGCCTTTCGGAACTGGAGGAGCATGGGCATCCGAGGCGGTGCCCGGCCTCGGATGACGTTCCACTTCCGCTATCGGGAGGGCTTCGTTCCCGCGCTGCCTCGCGAACCTGGGAAGCTGGTGCATCACCACCTGTTTCCGCAGCAGCCAGAGCTTGCGCGATGGTTCCGGGCCAACGGAGTGGACATCCACAAGTTCACCCTGCTCATCCCCGAGCACATCCACCGGCAGCTCCACAGTGGCACCGGGCGCGGCGGTTTGTGGAACCAGGCATGGCGCGACTATCGGGACAGCAAGCAGGGTGGGTTCGTCTCGCGCGAGGAGCTTCACCGAAAGGCCGTCGAGCTCATCTTCCGCTTCGAGCTGACAGGGCCGGTGGTGCCCTACAATGCGCCGCTGGCGCCGTTCAATGCGATGCCGCAGCTTCGTGCCCCCTGA
- a CDS encoding caspase family protein encodes MLPPERVFVNRPGLHIVLGLCLLSACAATSTGEKGRTVRVRLDSAQLASAHEGERHALLIGVSQYDDASWNDLRFPGKDAEDLGRALADPRRGGFRSVTVLNRPEQTTRAAVLEALRALAAKPWRPKDVVVIYVSGHGTLARDSRGDLQRYLVMRDTRFRDVQGTGLEMAALERELEALGSRRRVLVLATCHSGTGKSLLPPSVLDELERTKAAFLPRPLEEESRASLVLSASDWGEAAREDDALGNDIYTHFFVEALDGRGDRNADGAVSATEAHDWARRHTWTYTQGRQRPSVRMTEVGADPVLLSGALTQAGQPEVFSYSPRLEGFTLKVDGVDAGELPGGVALPEGKRKLGLHKGGQTLWEDTVALRSGERRALEALLREFVEGRRRTVTLEAGLLGFLDARSRREVLPSTMLVGAGLRLDGLLLEQRLDVGVDLSVGQGHQSLRLDVGGTVPVRHRAVMLGVTVGPSWEWGRLRVSTGPRVAALWLQRSFQLDLLNRDESYLTVWPGWMAGVSWRLGTRWVLEAKGQLLWAYVPMDGRTRAVGFGGLLLGGGYRF; translated from the coding sequence ATGCTGCCCCCTGAGCGTGTGTTCGTGAATCGTCCGGGACTCCACATCGTTCTGGGGCTCTGCCTCCTCTCCGCCTGCGCTGCGACGAGCACGGGCGAGAAGGGCCGGACGGTGCGCGTGCGCCTGGACTCCGCGCAGCTCGCGTCGGCGCACGAGGGGGAGCGGCACGCGCTGCTCATCGGCGTCAGCCAGTACGACGACGCGTCGTGGAACGACCTGCGCTTTCCGGGCAAGGACGCGGAGGACTTGGGGCGCGCGCTGGCGGACCCTCGGCGAGGTGGCTTCCGCTCGGTGACGGTGCTGAACCGGCCGGAGCAGACGACTCGCGCGGCGGTGCTGGAGGCGCTGCGTGCGCTGGCGGCGAAGCCCTGGCGGCCCAAGGACGTGGTGGTCATCTACGTGTCCGGGCACGGCACGCTCGCGCGCGACAGCCGCGGGGACCTGCAGCGCTACCTGGTGATGCGCGACACGCGCTTCCGCGACGTGCAGGGCACGGGGCTGGAGATGGCGGCGCTGGAGCGGGAGCTGGAGGCACTGGGCTCGCGTCGGCGCGTGCTGGTGCTCGCCACCTGCCACAGCGGCACGGGCAAGTCGCTGCTGCCTCCGTCGGTGCTCGATGAGCTGGAGCGCACCAAGGCCGCGTTCCTCCCCCGCCCGCTGGAGGAGGAGAGCCGCGCGTCGCTCGTGCTGTCGGCCAGCGACTGGGGCGAGGCGGCGCGCGAGGACGACGCGCTGGGCAACGACATCTACACGCACTTCTTCGTGGAGGCGCTCGACGGGCGGGGAGACCGCAACGCAGACGGCGCCGTGAGCGCGACCGAGGCCCACGACTGGGCGCGCCGCCACACGTGGACCTATACGCAGGGCCGTCAGCGCCCGAGCGTGCGGATGACGGAAGTGGGCGCGGACCCGGTGCTGCTCTCCGGCGCGCTGACGCAGGCGGGGCAGCCGGAGGTCTTCTCGTACAGTCCTCGCCTGGAGGGCTTCACGCTCAAGGTGGACGGCGTCGACGCGGGCGAGTTGCCCGGAGGCGTCGCGCTCCCCGAGGGCAAGCGGAAGCTGGGACTCCACAAGGGCGGACAGACGCTGTGGGAGGACACCGTCGCGCTGCGCTCCGGCGAGCGGCGCGCGCTGGAGGCGCTCCTGCGGGAGTTCGTGGAGGGCCGCAGGCGCACCGTGACGTTGGAGGCGGGCCTGCTCGGCTTCCTCGACGCGCGCAGTCGGCGCGAGGTGTTGCCCTCCACGATGCTGGTGGGCGCGGGGCTCCGCCTGGACGGCCTGCTCCTGGAGCAGCGGCTGGACGTGGGCGTGGACCTGTCCGTGGGGCAGGGGCACCAGTCGCTGCGGCTGGACGTGGGCGGGACGGTGCCGGTGCGCCACCGGGCGGTGATGTTGGGTGTGACGGTGGGGCCTTCGTGGGAGTGGGGACGGCTGAGGGTCTCCACCGGGCCGCGTGTGGCCGCCTTGTGGTTGCAGCGCTCCTTCCAGCTGGACCTGTTGAACCGGGACGAGAGCTACCTCACGGTGTGGCCCGGTTGGATGGCGGGAGTGTCATGGCGGCTGGGCACCCGGTGGGTACTGGAAGCGAAGGGACAGCTCCTCTGGGCCTATGTCCCCATGGACGGCCGCACGCGTGCGGTGGGCTTCGGCGGCCTGTTGCTGGGCGGAGGATATCGCTTCTGA
- a CDS encoding double-CXXCG motif protein, with product MKFYKVDEDTSLGYTGRLDGASTWCLPGVEPCPKCRLGGGAPWLAYPCVDLSRLPAQVLRKLKDPWPVPVEEFTRLREQVRALAPPWALLEPGAQFGPCVGKGSGSFGALFMQDASALFLRREALAQLQAAGVKGLQACPVATRFRGSNPPELLQLQLELHGRLHPDTRAQVWGAPCGSCGRRTLDWPKHVVLDASSLPENVDVFRHSEGWATLIVSERFVETAKRLALDGVMFRELEVR from the coding sequence TTGAAGTTCTACAAGGTCGATGAGGACACATCGCTTGGGTACACGGGGCGCCTCGATGGGGCGAGCACGTGGTGCTTGCCCGGCGTGGAGCCGTGTCCGAAGTGCCGGCTCGGGGGGGGCGCTCCGTGGCTGGCCTATCCGTGCGTCGACCTGTCCCGCCTGCCCGCTCAAGTGCTGCGGAAGTTGAAGGATCCGTGGCCGGTGCCGGTCGAGGAGTTCACGCGGTTGCGCGAGCAGGTGAGGGCGTTGGCTCCTCCCTGGGCCTTGCTGGAGCCGGGGGCACAGTTCGGTCCTTGCGTCGGGAAGGGGAGCGGGAGTTTTGGTGCGCTCTTCATGCAGGATGCGTCCGCGCTCTTCTTGCGGCGAGAGGCCTTGGCGCAGCTTCAGGCCGCGGGGGTGAAAGGGCTTCAGGCCTGCCCGGTGGCGACTCGCTTCAGGGGGTCGAACCCACCCGAACTGCTGCAGCTCCAGTTGGAGCTTCACGGGCGGCTTCATCCGGACACTCGGGCACAGGTGTGGGGAGCGCCGTGTGGCTCGTGCGGACGGCGGACCCTCGATTGGCCGAAGCACGTCGTCCTGGATGCGAGTTCGCTTCCGGAGAACGTCGATGTCTTTCGGCACAGTGAAGGCTGGGCGACGCTTATCGTGAGCGAGCGCTTCGTGGAGACTGCGAAGCGGCTCGCGCTGGATGGAGTGATGTTTCGCGAACTCGAGGTTCGCTGA
- the dnaE gene encoding DNA polymerase III subunit alpha: MSFTHLHLHTLYSLLDGAIRMKDLIKTVKEKGMTSVAVTDHGNMFGAIDFYKKAKDAGIKPILGMEAYVAGPKGREDRSEKVSHHLILVAKNAEGYANLRYLSSMAYMQGFYYHPRIDKKVLAEHSKGLFALTACLGGEVTSACFRGDMDHARRAAQEYKDIFDPGHFFLEVQSNGMPEQDKANENLMQLSRDLDIPLCATADAHYIKREDARAHELLMCIASGKTLADNKRLKHATDKLYVTSPTEMLEFFKDTPEAVHNTQRIAEQCNLELKLGKPMLPTFKVPDSHTPDSFMSELAYEGLRERFIELGATVTYPIDREVYQARLTLELGVIQKMGFSGYFLIVQDFINWAKKMGIPVGPGRGSGAGSLVAYALRITDVDPIPYNLLFERFLNPERVSMPDFDIDFCQDRRDEVIQYVGRKYGEMNVGQIITFGSLKAKSVLRDVCRVFALPFSEGDRIAKLVPEVLNITLKEAIEMEPRLKEMMEKPSNIGDVEGKPVTTKDVLEIALALEGLHRQPGMHAAGVVIADKPLWEFVPVYQPPGEKTLITQFAKDEVEAAGLVKFDFLGLKTLTVIQHGLDLVKRNHGKDIPRHEIPLNDDKVWELMAKGDTAGVFQMESSGFTEMVVKLKPSCFEDVIAAGALYRPGPLDSGMVDVFINRKHGREKVSYPHPALEPVLKDTYGVIVYQEQVMQISQVLGGYTLGRADLLRRAMGKKKAEVMQAERAGFLEGCAKNNVDLKVAGEIFDLMEKFAEYGFNKSHSAAYGLVTIHTAWLKAHYPCEFMAALLSSEKDNTDKVVKHIGEARESGLQVLPPDVNQSDLQFGAVDGKIRFGLGGIKGVGEGAIESILDARKDGHFKSLFDFCERVDSRRVNRKVLEALVKAGSFDFEKRPRRQIFDTIEKAMNRGSASQKDKAAGQSSLFGMLAGPAAGGAGLKDDYVVVEEWSEKERLALEKEAIGFYVSGHPLHQYDKELKRYAKPITAVQRARKDDKLTVAGVVTVLRERPTKTGKRMAWVTIEDLSGSIELVCFPGKEGTRSVMGANGKWTKQGPKPGFENWEHLLKSDDPILVTGTVQISQRDEDSPTPELIVDDIQSLKEVREKRTKRLELRVPADLLTEDRVAKLNELAKKYAGATPVAVSVLFPGEAEALIGNTSIKVQVHDDLLLAVDRLFGMKVVEFG; the protein is encoded by the coding sequence ATGTCCTTTACCCACCTGCACCTTCACACCCTCTATTCCCTGCTCGACGGGGCCATCCGGATGAAGGACCTCATCAAGACGGTGAAGGAGAAGGGGATGACGAGTGTCGCCGTGACGGACCACGGCAACATGTTCGGCGCCATCGACTTCTACAAGAAGGCGAAGGACGCGGGCATCAAGCCCATCCTCGGCATGGAGGCGTACGTCGCGGGGCCCAAGGGGCGTGAGGACCGCTCCGAGAAGGTCTCCCACCACCTCATCCTGGTGGCGAAGAACGCGGAGGGCTACGCCAACCTGCGCTACCTCTCGTCGATGGCGTACATGCAGGGCTTCTACTACCACCCGCGCATCGACAAGAAGGTGCTCGCCGAGCACAGCAAGGGCCTCTTCGCGCTCACCGCCTGCCTGGGTGGCGAGGTGACGAGCGCCTGCTTCCGCGGCGACATGGACCACGCCCGCCGCGCGGCCCAGGAGTACAAGGACATCTTCGACCCCGGGCACTTCTTCCTGGAGGTGCAGTCCAACGGGATGCCGGAGCAGGACAAGGCGAACGAGAACCTGATGCAGCTGTCGCGGGACTTGGACATCCCGCTGTGCGCCACGGCGGACGCGCACTACATCAAGCGCGAGGACGCGCGCGCGCACGAGCTGCTCATGTGCATCGCCAGCGGCAAGACGCTGGCGGACAACAAGCGCCTGAAGCACGCCACGGACAAGCTCTACGTCACCAGCCCCACGGAGATGCTGGAGTTCTTCAAGGACACGCCCGAGGCGGTCCACAACACCCAGCGCATCGCGGAGCAGTGCAACCTGGAGCTGAAGCTGGGCAAGCCCATGCTTCCCACCTTCAAGGTGCCCGACAGCCACACGCCGGACAGCTTCATGTCGGAGCTGGCCTACGAGGGGCTTCGCGAGCGCTTCATCGAGCTCGGGGCCACCGTCACCTATCCCATCGACCGCGAGGTGTACCAGGCGCGCCTGACGCTGGAGCTGGGCGTCATCCAGAAGATGGGGTTCAGCGGCTACTTCCTCATCGTCCAGGACTTCATCAACTGGGCGAAGAAGATGGGCATCCCCGTGGGCCCGGGCCGTGGCTCCGGCGCCGGCAGCCTGGTGGCGTACGCGCTGCGAATCACGGACGTGGACCCCATCCCGTACAACCTCCTCTTCGAGCGCTTCCTGAATCCGGAGCGCGTGTCGATGCCCGACTTCGATATCGACTTCTGCCAGGACCGGCGGGACGAGGTCATCCAGTACGTGGGCCGCAAGTACGGCGAGATGAACGTGGGGCAGATCATCACGTTCGGCTCGCTGAAGGCCAAGAGCGTGCTGCGCGACGTGTGCCGCGTGTTCGCGCTGCCGTTCAGCGAAGGCGACCGCATCGCGAAGCTGGTGCCGGAGGTGCTCAACATCACCTTGAAGGAGGCCATCGAGATGGAGCCTCGCCTCAAGGAGATGATGGAGAAGCCGTCCAACATCGGCGACGTGGAGGGCAAGCCCGTCACCACGAAGGACGTGCTCGAAATCGCGCTGGCGCTGGAGGGGTTGCACCGTCAGCCGGGCATGCACGCGGCCGGTGTCGTGATTGCAGACAAGCCGCTGTGGGAGTTCGTGCCCGTCTACCAGCCGCCGGGTGAGAAGACGCTCATCACCCAGTTCGCGAAGGACGAGGTGGAGGCGGCGGGCCTGGTGAAGTTCGACTTCCTCGGCCTGAAGACGCTCACGGTGATTCAGCACGGGCTGGATCTGGTGAAGCGCAACCACGGCAAGGACATCCCGCGGCACGAGATTCCGCTGAACGACGACAAGGTCTGGGAGCTGATGGCCAAGGGCGACACGGCCGGCGTCTTCCAGATGGAGTCGAGTGGCTTCACGGAAATGGTCGTGAAGCTCAAGCCGTCCTGCTTCGAAGACGTCATCGCCGCCGGCGCGCTCTACCGCCCGGGTCCGCTGGACTCCGGCATGGTGGACGTGTTCATCAACCGCAAGCACGGGCGCGAGAAGGTGTCGTATCCGCACCCCGCGCTGGAGCCGGTGCTCAAGGACACGTACGGCGTCATCGTGTACCAGGAGCAGGTGATGCAGATTTCGCAGGTCCTGGGGGGCTACACCCTGGGCCGCGCAGACCTGCTTCGCCGCGCGATGGGCAAGAAGAAGGCCGAGGTCATGCAGGCCGAGCGGGCCGGCTTCCTCGAGGGCTGCGCGAAGAACAACGTCGACCTGAAGGTCGCCGGTGAAATCTTCGACTTGATGGAGAAGTTCGCGGAGTACGGCTTCAACAAGAGCCACTCGGCGGCGTACGGCCTGGTCACGATTCACACGGCCTGGCTGAAGGCGCATTACCCGTGCGAGTTCATGGCGGCCCTTCTCTCCAGCGAGAAGGACAACACGGACAAGGTGGTGAAGCACATCGGTGAGGCGCGCGAGTCGGGCCTCCAGGTGTTGCCGCCGGACGTGAATCAGTCGGACCTGCAGTTCGGCGCGGTGGACGGGAAGATTCGCTTCGGGTTGGGCGGCATCAAGGGCGTGGGTGAGGGCGCCATCGAGTCCATCCTGGATGCGCGCAAGGACGGACACTTCAAGAGCCTGTTCGACTTCTGCGAGCGGGTGGACAGCCGCCGGGTGAACCGGAAGGTGTTGGAAGCGCTGGTGAAGGCGGGCTCGTTCGACTTCGAGAAGCGGCCGCGCCGGCAGATTTTCGACACCATCGAGAAGGCGATGAACCGGGGCTCGGCCAGCCAGAAGGACAAGGCGGCGGGGCAGAGCTCGTTGTTCGGGATGTTGGCGGGTCCGGCGGCGGGTGGGGCGGGGCTGAAGGACGACTACGTCGTGGTGGAGGAGTGGTCGGAGAAGGAGCGGCTGGCGCTGGAGAAGGAGGCCATCGGCTTCTACGTGTCCGGCCATCCGCTGCATCAGTACGACAAGGAGCTCAAGCGCTACGCGAAGCCGATTACGGCGGTGCAGCGTGCGCGCAAGGACGACAAGCTCACGGTGGCGGGGGTCGTCACGGTGTTGCGCGAGCGGCCCACGAAGACGGGCAAGCGCATGGCGTGGGTGACGATCGAAGACCTGTCGGGCTCCATCGAGCTGGTGTGCTTCCCGGGCAAGGAGGGGACGCGCAGCGTGATGGGGGCGAACGGGAAGTGGACGAAGCAGGGGCCCAAGCCGGGGTTCGAGAACTGGGAGCACCTGCTGAAGTCGGACGACCCGATTCTGGTGACGGGGACGGTGCAGATCAGCCAGCGCGACGAGGACTCGCCCACGCCGGAGCTCATCGTGGACGACATCCAGAGCCTGAAGGAGGTGCGCGAGAAGCGCACGAAGCGGCTGGAGCTGCGCGTGCCAGCGGACCTCTTGACGGAGGACCGGGTGGCGAAGCTGAACGAGCTGGCGAAGAAGTACGCGGGGGCCACGCCCGTGGCGGTCAGCGTGCTGTTCCCCGGCGAGGCCGAGGCGCTCATTGGAAACACCTCCATCAAGGTGCAGGTGCATGACGACCTGCTGCTCGCGGTGGACCGCCTGTTCGGCATGAAGGTGGTGGAGTTCGGCTGA
- a CDS encoding crotonase/enoyl-CoA hydratase family protein, whose translation MDAGYKSLRIEKADGVAELVLLGPGRGNAMGPDFWREMPEAIRALDADDSVRVVLVRGNGDHFTYGLDLMGMMESLGPLLTGDNNLALERSRLLKLIGEMQQSTEGLARSRKPYIAAVHGWCIGGGMDLIAACDFRYCARDAKFSLREVKVGIVADLGALQRLPRIIGEGHTRELAYTGIDVDAERALRMGLVNEVFPSAEEMLTQARATARRIAENPPLVVQGAKQVMDYCADKSTADGLRYVAVWNSAFLQSHDLTEAFAAFAERRTARFQGR comes from the coding sequence ATGGACGCCGGATACAAGTCGCTGCGCATCGAGAAGGCGGATGGGGTTGCTGAGCTGGTCCTCCTGGGCCCGGGGCGCGGCAATGCCATGGGCCCGGACTTCTGGCGCGAGATGCCCGAGGCCATTCGCGCGCTCGATGCCGATGACTCCGTGCGCGTCGTGCTCGTGCGTGGCAACGGCGACCACTTCACCTACGGCCTGGACCTCATGGGGATGATGGAGTCCCTGGGCCCGCTCCTCACCGGAGACAACAACCTCGCCCTGGAGCGCTCCCGGCTCCTGAAGCTGATTGGTGAGATGCAGCAGTCCACCGAGGGACTGGCTCGCAGCCGCAAGCCGTACATCGCCGCCGTGCATGGCTGGTGCATCGGGGGTGGCATGGACCTCATCGCCGCGTGTGACTTCCGCTACTGCGCCCGCGACGCGAAGTTCTCCCTGCGCGAGGTGAAGGTCGGCATCGTCGCGGACCTGGGCGCCCTCCAGCGTCTGCCTCGCATCATCGGCGAAGGCCACACCCGCGAGCTCGCCTATACCGGCATCGACGTGGATGCCGAGCGCGCCCTGCGCATGGGGCTCGTCAATGAGGTCTTCCCCTCCGCCGAGGAGATGCTCACCCAGGCCCGCGCCACCGCACGGCGCATCGCGGAGAATCCGCCGCTCGTCGTCCAGGGCGCCAAGCAGGTCATGGACTACTGCGCGGACAAGTCCACGGCGGACGGCCTGCGCTACGTCGCCGTCTGGAACTCCGCGTTCCTCCAGTCGCACGACCTCACGGAGGCCTTCGCCGCCTTCGCCGAGCGCCGGACCGCCCGATTCCAGGGCAGGTGA
- a CDS encoding prephenate dehydrogenase/arogenate dehydrogenase family protein gives MKETIGVLGYGRFGRALSGLLSEASLPHRVFDPRLDEVPPKLQAGSLEELASRSSILVLAMPVSGMRAALKELRPHLTPEQLVIDVGSVKVRPVHMLASVLGRDIPWVGTHPLFGPASLARGDVRRTVVCPNPLHPEAVRRTRELFEKLGCSVTEMSPEAHDVLMARTHVLTFFLAHGLVKAGVGKDLPFAPPSFHPVARLEEYARTEVPHLFAVVQAENPYAREARVGLLEALTQLHEGLDLASESARGTGAETAPPGLKDVRERIDTVDRELVALLARRAQLVKDAARVKSEHGLPFPDPERESSMLDARREWASRAGLNTRALDDVFRAVLRVTRDSALEPDEEAG, from the coding sequence ATGAAGGAGACCATCGGTGTGCTGGGCTATGGCCGCTTCGGCCGAGCACTCTCGGGGCTGCTCTCCGAGGCGAGCCTCCCGCACCGGGTCTTCGACCCGAGGCTGGACGAGGTTCCCCCGAAGCTCCAGGCCGGCTCACTCGAGGAGCTGGCCTCGCGCTCGTCCATCCTGGTGCTGGCCATGCCTGTCTCGGGCATGCGCGCGGCATTGAAGGAGCTCCGGCCGCACCTCACCCCCGAGCAGCTCGTCATCGACGTGGGGAGCGTGAAGGTCCGTCCCGTCCACATGCTCGCCTCCGTGCTGGGACGAGACATCCCGTGGGTCGGCACGCATCCCCTCTTCGGCCCCGCCAGCCTCGCGCGCGGCGACGTCCGCCGCACCGTGGTCTGCCCGAATCCGCTGCACCCCGAGGCCGTCCGACGCACCCGCGAGCTCTTCGAGAAGCTGGGCTGCTCGGTGACGGAGATGTCTCCCGAGGCTCATGACGTGCTGATGGCGCGCACGCATGTGCTCACGTTCTTCCTGGCCCACGGACTCGTGAAGGCGGGAGTCGGGAAGGACTTGCCCTTCGCGCCGCCCAGCTTCCATCCCGTGGCCCGACTGGAGGAGTACGCGCGCACGGAGGTTCCGCACCTCTTCGCCGTCGTACAGGCGGAGAACCCCTACGCACGTGAAGCCCGCGTCGGCCTGCTCGAGGCCCTCACGCAGCTCCACGAGGGGCTCGACCTCGCATCGGAATCCGCACGCGGCACCGGAGCGGAGACCGCTCCTCCCGGACTCAAGGACGTCCGCGAGCGCATCGACACCGTGGACCGGGAGCTGGTGGCGCTGCTCGCCCGGCGCGCCCAGCTCGTCAAGGACGCGGCGCGCGTGAAGTCCGAGCACGGACTCCCATTCCCCGACCCGGAGCGGGAGTCCTCCATGCTCGACGCCCGCAGAGAGTGGGCCTCGCGGGCGGGACTCAACACCCGGGCTCTCGACGACGTCTTCCGCGCCGTGCTGCGCGTCACCCGGGACTCCGCGCTGGAGCCCGACGAAGAAGCGGGATGA
- a CDS encoding Spy/CpxP family protein refolding chaperone, translating to MKKKLAIAGSAVVAVVLLSGFAFRGGHGPCPNPERIKQVVTWKLDDKLEDLDATDAQRESIHAVKDRLFTEGVQLAQEQHATRSEVVTQLESDTPDAQALHALVDARIEALRAFAHKATDAVLEVHGTLTPEQRKTLASEYKERMGLE from the coding sequence ATGAAGAAGAAGCTCGCCATCGCTGGTTCCGCCGTCGTCGCCGTCGTCCTGCTCAGTGGCTTCGCCTTCCGCGGAGGCCATGGCCCTTGCCCCAACCCCGAGCGCATCAAGCAGGTGGTGACGTGGAAGCTCGACGACAAGCTGGAGGACCTCGACGCGACGGACGCGCAGCGCGAGTCCATCCACGCCGTGAAGGACCGCCTCTTCACGGAGGGCGTGCAGCTGGCTCAGGAGCAGCACGCGACGCGCTCGGAGGTCGTCACGCAGCTCGAGTCCGACACGCCGGACGCGCAGGCCCTCCACGCGCTGGTGGATGCGCGCATCGAGGCGCTGCGTGCGTTCGCCCACAAGGCGACGGACGCCGTGCTGGAGGTCCACGGCACGCTGACGCCCGAGCAGCGCAAGACGCTGGCCTCCGAGTACAAGGAGCGCATGGGCCTGGAGTGA